The following are from one region of the Natronosporangium hydrolyticum genome:
- a CDS encoding GNAT family N-acetyltransferase, with amino-acid sequence MTSSTPSPAEPLLTLTDRVDIDELAQVYRTVHTADLYLPDHREPSVEQRLAWTAQAPGFQAALGWQHDRVVGAILGCPLPAETGWWRDLPADPELVREWPGRTFAVCEAFVLPELRRHQLGLRLFAELLGARGEERASLAVADSNTPVARSMQSLGWQHVGELVPFPGWRPHGMFLRPLPWRQPAGQPARQ; translated from the coding sequence ATGACGAGCTCCACCCCTTCACCCGCCGAGCCTCTTCTCACCCTGACCGACCGAGTCGATATCGACGAGCTGGCCCAGGTATACCGGACCGTTCACACCGCCGACCTGTACCTGCCCGACCACCGCGAGCCGTCGGTGGAGCAGCGACTGGCCTGGACCGCTCAGGCACCTGGCTTCCAGGCCGCGCTGGGCTGGCAACACGACCGGGTCGTGGGGGCCATCCTCGGCTGCCCACTCCCCGCCGAGACTGGCTGGTGGCGGGATCTGCCCGCCGACCCCGAGCTGGTCCGGGAGTGGCCTGGCCGGACCTTCGCCGTCTGCGAGGCCTTCGTCCTGCCCGAACTCCGGCGACACCAGCTCGGACTACGACTCTTCGCAGAGCTGCTCGGCGCCCGCGGCGAGGAACGCGCAAGCCTGGCGGTGGCCGACAGCAACACCCCGGTGGCGCGGAGCATGCAGTCGCTGGGGTGGCAACACGTCGGCGAGCTGGTTCCATTCCCGGGCTGGCGGCCACACGGCATGTTCCTTCGCCCGCTACCGTGGCGGCAGCCCGCGGGTCAGCCCGCCCGCCAGTAG
- a CDS encoding pyridoxal phosphate-dependent decarboxylase family protein, whose amino-acid sequence MSQGSVSPHLFGRNTMDSYRACVDQTTALLAERVRSLQRPYSGASLAQLQAMVDQIDLDHPLPEPADALQEVARLYLDHAVWFHEPTYLAHLNCPVAIPALSAEALLAAVNSSVDTYDQSTTGTLIEQRIIDWTASRLGFGPAADGIFTSGGTQSNLHGLLLAREQCLAGLPGDRHTELARLRVLATDQSHFSVGKAAALLGLSDNAVVTVATDPLGRLDPAALGGRLKELRAAGLVPMAVVATAGTTDLGRIDPLPDVADHCRAQSVWLHVDAAYGCGLLVSPRRRRLLDGIEQADSVTIDFHKSFFQPVSASAIVVRDRLTMRRISVHADYLNPRGAPVPNQVDKSLQTTRRFDALKVWMTLRTLGADQLGEMFDRVIDLADDSYRLLLRDADFEVAGAPTLSTVLFRYRPPGLAADDCDRLLPQLRDRLFADGSAIVAGTTVAGRYWLKFTLLNPDTQLDQVRQVLELIRDTGRALLAHSDTATPEVYVDAHA is encoded by the coding sequence GTGTCACAGGGGTCGGTGTCACCACACCTGTTCGGCCGAAACACAATGGACAGCTACCGCGCCTGCGTCGACCAGACAACCGCCCTCCTCGCCGAACGCGTCCGGTCACTCCAGCGCCCGTACTCCGGGGCCAGCCTGGCGCAGCTGCAGGCCATGGTCGACCAGATCGACCTGGACCATCCGCTGCCGGAGCCAGCCGACGCGCTCCAGGAAGTCGCCCGGCTCTACCTCGACCACGCCGTGTGGTTCCACGAGCCGACCTACCTGGCGCACCTCAACTGCCCGGTGGCGATCCCCGCGCTCAGCGCCGAGGCGCTGCTCGCTGCGGTCAACTCGTCGGTCGACACCTACGATCAGAGCACCACCGGCACGCTGATCGAGCAGCGGATCATCGACTGGACCGCATCGCGGCTAGGTTTCGGGCCCGCCGCCGACGGCATCTTCACCAGCGGCGGCACCCAGTCCAACCTGCACGGGCTGCTACTAGCCCGGGAACAGTGCCTGGCTGGACTGCCCGGCGACCGGCACACCGAGTTGGCCCGGCTGCGGGTGCTCGCCACCGACCAGAGCCACTTCAGCGTCGGCAAAGCCGCCGCCCTGCTGGGGCTGAGCGACAACGCCGTGGTCACGGTCGCCACCGATCCGCTCGGGCGCCTCGACCCGGCAGCGCTCGGCGGCCGCCTCAAGGAGCTACGGGCGGCCGGGCTGGTCCCGATGGCGGTGGTGGCCACCGCCGGCACCACCGACCTCGGCCGGATCGACCCACTTCCAGACGTAGCAGACCATTGCCGAGCCCAGTCGGTGTGGCTTCATGTGGACGCGGCGTACGGGTGCGGCCTGCTGGTCTCGCCCCGGCGCCGACGACTGCTCGACGGCATCGAGCAGGCCGATTCGGTCACCATCGACTTCCATAAGAGCTTCTTCCAGCCGGTCAGCGCCAGCGCGATCGTGGTCCGGGACCGGCTCACGATGCGCCGGATCTCGGTCCACGCCGACTATCTGAACCCGCGCGGCGCCCCGGTGCCGAACCAGGTCGACAAGAGTCTGCAGACCACTCGGCGGTTCGACGCCCTGAAGGTGTGGATGACCCTGCGGACCCTCGGCGCCGACCAGCTCGGCGAGATGTTCGACCGGGTGATCGATCTCGCCGACGACAGCTACCGCCTGCTGCTACGCGACGCCGACTTCGAGGTGGCCGGCGCACCCACCCTGAGCACCGTACTTTTCCGCTACCGCCCACCCGGCCTGGCCGCCGACGACTGCGACCGGCTGCTGCCCCAGCTGCGGGACCGGCTATTCGCCGACGGCTCCGCGATAGTCGCGGGCACCACCGTGGCCGGCCGGTACTGGCTCAAGTTCACCCTGCTCAACCCCGACACCCAACTCGACCAGGTACGGCAGGTGCTGGAGCTGATCCGGGACACCGGCCGGGCGCTACTCGCCCACTCCGACACCGCTACCCCGGAGGTGTACGTTGACGCCCACGCATGA
- a CDS encoding lysine N(6)-hydroxylase/L-ornithine N(5)-oxygenase family protein, protein MTPTHDFVGIGIGPFNLGLACLTAPLSELDGIFLDERDSFSWHPGLMIDGVTIQLPFLADLVTMADPTSAYSFLNYLKATGRLCRFYIREDFYPLRAEYQAYCQWVTDQLPNLQFGTRVAQITYDEPERCYLVHTRRGGQREVLRARRLVLGIGTEPWLPAPARDLAGPAIHSADYLPHREELRSLDSVTIIGSGQSAAEIYLDLLQAGTPGHLNWVTRSPRFFPMEYTKLSLELTSPDYIDYFHALPATGRGRLNREQRHLYKGINGALINQIYDTLYRRELGDPAPTTLLTGVTLTAADWQPADSRYQLRLRHEEQAREFTLRSQGLILATGYQPRTPGFLAPVHDRIRWDEYGRFQVSRGYAVDLAEAEIFVQNAEEHTHSLTAPDLGMGAYRNSVIIAAMLGKEIYPIERSVAFQRFGAPEPAGSELAG, encoded by the coding sequence TTGACGCCCACGCATGACTTCGTCGGGATCGGCATCGGACCGTTCAACCTCGGCCTGGCCTGCCTGACCGCGCCGCTCTCCGAACTCGACGGGATCTTCCTCGACGAACGGGACAGCTTCAGCTGGCACCCCGGTCTCATGATCGACGGCGTCACCATCCAGCTGCCCTTCCTGGCCGACCTGGTGACGATGGCCGACCCCACCTCCGCGTACTCGTTCCTCAACTATCTGAAAGCGACCGGCCGGCTCTGCCGCTTCTACATCCGGGAAGATTTCTACCCGCTGCGCGCCGAGTACCAGGCGTACTGCCAATGGGTCACCGACCAGTTGCCCAACCTCCAGTTCGGCACCCGGGTCGCGCAGATCACCTACGATGAGCCGGAACGCTGCTACCTGGTCCACACCCGCCGCGGCGGGCAGCGCGAGGTGCTGCGGGCCCGCCGACTCGTCCTCGGCATCGGCACCGAACCCTGGCTGCCCGCGCCGGCCCGCGACCTCGCCGGCCCGGCGATCCACAGCGCCGACTACCTGCCGCACCGGGAGGAGCTCCGCTCGCTCGACTCGGTCACCATCATCGGCAGTGGCCAGAGCGCCGCCGAGATCTACCTCGACCTGCTGCAGGCCGGTACGCCGGGCCACCTGAACTGGGTCACACGGTCACCGCGGTTCTTCCCGATGGAGTACACCAAGCTCTCGCTCGAGCTGACCTCACCGGATTACATCGACTACTTCCACGCGCTGCCGGCCACCGGACGCGGCCGGCTCAACCGCGAGCAGCGCCATCTGTATAAGGGCATCAACGGCGCCCTGATCAACCAGATCTACGACACGCTCTACCGGCGAGAGCTCGGCGACCCGGCACCTACCACGCTGCTCACCGGCGTGACCCTGACCGCCGCCGACTGGCAGCCCGCAGACTCGCGCTACCAGCTCCGGCTGCGGCACGAGGAGCAGGCACGCGAGTTCACGCTGCGAAGCCAGGGGCTCATCCTGGCGACCGGCTACCAACCCCGTACGCCGGGGTTCCTGGCACCGGTCCATGACCGGATCCGGTGGGATGAGTACGGCCGGTTCCAGGTGTCGCGCGGCTACGCCGTCGACCTGGCGGAGGCCGAGATCTTCGTCCAGAACGCCGAGGAACACACCCACAGCCTCACCGCTCCCGACCTCGGCATGGGCGCGTACCGCAACTCGGTGATCATCGCGGCGATGCTCGGCAAAGAGATCTATCCGATCGAGCGCAGCGTCGCCTTCCAACGTTTCGGGGCACCCGAGCCGGCCGGATCGGAGCTGGCCGGATGA
- a CDS encoding GNAT family N-acetyltransferase has translation MTRTGYHRTSPLGEMTIEPLDATAEAEQLHAWITHPRAVFWGMPTADIPTVQREYQRIEADPHHHAWLGRLANIPLFLAESYDPAHSELAGHYPVQAGDVGMHVLVAPPDRPRHGLTSAVMRTVMEFLFADPRHQRVVVEPDVRNTAIAAKNAAAGFVVAGEIRLSDKVARLSFCTRSDYAASSLAREAL, from the coding sequence ATGACCCGCACCGGCTATCACCGCACCAGCCCGCTCGGCGAAATGACCATCGAACCACTCGACGCCACCGCCGAGGCCGAACAGCTCCACGCCTGGATCACCCACCCCCGTGCCGTCTTCTGGGGGATGCCCACCGCCGACATCCCGACGGTCCAGCGAGAGTATCAACGCATCGAGGCCGACCCGCACCACCACGCCTGGTTGGGGCGGCTGGCGAACATCCCGCTCTTCCTCGCCGAGTCCTACGATCCAGCCCACAGCGAACTCGCGGGTCACTACCCGGTCCAGGCCGGTGACGTCGGCATGCATGTGCTGGTGGCCCCGCCGGACCGGCCCCGGCACGGCCTGACCTCGGCGGTCATGCGAACGGTCATGGAGTTCCTGTTCGCCGACCCCAGACATCAGCGGGTGGTGGTCGAGCCCGACGTACGCAACACCGCGATCGCCGCCAAGAACGCCGCCGCCGGCTTCGTCGTCGCCGGTGAGATCCGACTCTCCGACAAGGTGGCCCGGCTCAGCTTCTGCACCCGGTCCGACTATGCCGCCAGCTCGCTCGCCCGGGAGGCGCTATGA
- a CDS encoding siderophore-interacting protein, translated as MKRNWEGLVLKVLGGRDFRLTVTGRELLNPYYQRIDVAGGGLLDACDLHPTLWIRLWFDDHGRPHQRAYTVVDPDPATGQFSLEFSLHDGCAARWAQRVEIGATIDATLQGSAFVMPEPAPSKLYLVGDPAAVPAVNSLLAAAPATPATIWLEYVHEGERSLPLRTRPHHQVSWIPRRDQGRHLVEAVTAEVPRDPDALYWVACEAASTRAIARHLRRGLGIDKQRVRALGYWRAG; from the coding sequence ATGAAACGGAACTGGGAAGGGCTCGTGCTCAAGGTGTTGGGTGGTCGGGATTTCCGGCTTACAGTGACCGGTCGGGAGCTGCTCAACCCCTACTACCAGCGAATCGACGTGGCTGGCGGCGGCCTGCTCGACGCGTGTGACCTTCATCCCACACTGTGGATCCGGCTCTGGTTCGACGACCATGGTCGGCCGCACCAGCGCGCCTACACGGTGGTCGATCCAGACCCGGCTACCGGCCAGTTCAGCCTCGAATTCTCGCTGCACGACGGTTGCGCCGCCCGGTGGGCACAGCGCGTCGAGATCGGAGCTACGATCGACGCGACCCTGCAGGGCAGCGCCTTTGTCATGCCCGAACCGGCACCGAGCAAGCTCTACCTGGTCGGCGATCCCGCCGCCGTACCCGCGGTCAACAGCCTGCTCGCCGCCGCCCCTGCCACCCCAGCCACCATCTGGCTTGAGTATGTCCACGAGGGCGAGCGGAGCCTGCCGCTGCGGACCCGCCCGCACCACCAGGTGAGCTGGATCCCCCGGCGCGACCAGGGGCGGCACCTGGTCGAGGCGGTTACGGCGGAGGTGCCGCGAGACCCCGACGCGCTCTACTGGGTGGCGTGCGAGGCGGCGAGCACCCGGGCGATCGCCCGCCACCTGCGTCGAGGGCTCGGCATCGACAAGCAACGGGTGAGGGCGCTCGGCTACTGGCGGGCGGGCTGA
- a CDS encoding glycoside hydrolase family 26 protein has product MSNHQRLSRRSMRVWMVANGLVLVALVTWILQPATTSPPPSQQVGPGVSTGPTDPATEPTPEPPPEPPTVADIMDIPGLRFGVSAPDVPWSPSEFQRIADAAEATPTLVQFFLSWEHDYPSETVEHSYALETVPVLSWEPWAGLDQGIHQPDYALARILDGDYDDYLRDFADDLRDHGWPVVIRFAHEMNGHWYPWSEQNSGNQLGEYATMWRYVHEIFTEHEVENVIWLWSPNIIRAVPEISLAALYPGDDYVDWIGMVGYAFEEFTAAETFQATYDTLRDFTDKPLLITETGAQPGDHKISWITDLFDWVSQRSDIVGLIWFEYTPADGGNADWRFTATPEITTAFRDGLARNTLADPPPL; this is encoded by the coding sequence GTGTCTAATCATCAGCGCCTCTCCCGCCGCTCGATGCGGGTCTGGATGGTGGCCAACGGCCTGGTGCTGGTGGCCCTGGTGACGTGGATCCTGCAACCGGCCACCACTTCTCCGCCGCCGTCTCAGCAGGTGGGCCCCGGGGTGTCGACCGGCCCTACCGACCCGGCGACCGAACCGACCCCGGAGCCACCGCCGGAGCCACCCACCGTTGCGGACATCATGGACATTCCCGGCTTGCGCTTCGGGGTGAGCGCACCGGACGTCCCCTGGTCACCCAGTGAGTTTCAGCGGATCGCGGACGCCGCCGAGGCGACCCCCACCCTGGTCCAGTTCTTCCTCAGCTGGGAGCACGACTATCCGTCGGAGACTGTCGAGCACAGCTACGCACTGGAGACCGTGCCGGTGCTGTCCTGGGAACCCTGGGCCGGCCTGGACCAGGGCATCCACCAGCCCGACTACGCGCTGGCCCGGATCCTCGACGGCGACTACGACGACTACCTCCGCGACTTCGCGGACGATCTCCGTGACCACGGCTGGCCGGTGGTGATCCGGTTCGCCCACGAGATGAACGGCCACTGGTACCCGTGGTCGGAGCAGAACTCCGGCAATCAACTCGGCGAGTACGCAACCATGTGGCGTTACGTCCACGAAATTTTCACCGAGCACGAGGTCGAGAACGTCATCTGGTTGTGGAGCCCGAACATCATCCGGGCAGTGCCGGAGATCAGCCTCGCCGCGCTCTACCCGGGGGATGACTACGTCGACTGGATCGGGATGGTCGGCTACGCCTTCGAGGAGTTCACCGCCGCTGAGACCTTCCAAGCAACCTACGACACGCTGCGAGACTTCACCGACAAACCGCTCTTGATCACCGAGACCGGCGCGCAACCAGGCGACCACAAGATCAGCTGGATCACTGATCTCTTCGACTGGGTGTCGCAACGCTCGGACATCGTCGGCCTGATCTGGTTCGAGTACACCCCGGCCGACGGCGGCAACGCCGACTGGCGGTTCACCGCCACCCCGGAAATCACTACGGCGTTCCGGGACGGCCTCGCCCGGAACACCCTGGCCGACCCCCCACCCTTATAG
- a CDS encoding PAS domain-containing hybrid sensor histidine kinase/response regulator — MNRVGPWGAIRMATQADETASPAAAAPVSRRLCDLARRGGLVAAAIAALIGVLALVGWATVTEVLIAGPGGEVPVKPNTAVGLTAAGAAVWLLSAGGASRPARLAGRVVALLVAALAAASLLQYHAAIELGIDQVLFSDAVADFGQAPLGRMPPDTAAGLLLLGIGLAVADLRWGRGWPSQLCALGVGVIGLVGLGAVLTGGPDVYGPDSFAMAVPSAVAIMLLSLSLLGLRPERGLMRQVFTLSPGGALARRLMPFAVFFPPLLALLRWLGQDFGWYSVPVGVLLMVVLLAIIGTAVIWLAARWVDRADAERRQASAEIDEFFDISVELLCIVDTEGHYKRLNPAWEVVLGRPPAELRSRSFLELVHPDDAERTVAELQRLTTAKRKLHNFENRYLRSDGQYRWLLWNAASAPEQGLVYATARDITDQKESERVLAEARDVAVQAVEAKSQFLAVMSHEIRTPMNGVIGLTGLLLDTQLTDVQRGYAEGIRTAGHSLLTVINDILDFSKLEADKIVLEEVDFDLRQLVEEVCAVLATTAQAKGLELVGWCHPELPRGVRGDPGRLRQILLNLGGNAVKFTDDGEVVVEARPAPAGALDGQPADPAVLPVTIEVRDTGMGIADADRERLFGSFVQADSSTTRRHGGTGLGLAISRRLAERMAGALTLTSELGGGSSFRVTVPLLRQEQPAPPGAPPRQLAGQRVLIVDDNATNRLVLTHQLRSWRLRPQPTPDGPHAIAELRRAATAGAPYDLVLLDHQMPVMSGLEVARVIVNSPEIPTVPMALLSSAGDVDPADTAAVGIEVTLTKPVRESVLYDSLLRLVGKSQAEAEPAEPVERAEPAEPVTADGPAAADSTAGPRLLLVEDNEINQAVAVGVLRKLGYRIDIANDGVEALERLAEHSYPAVLMDLQMPRMDGYQATAEFRRREPPGSHTPVIAMTAAALAGDRDRSLAAGMDDHVTKPIDPAEVDRVLRQWLTTSPAAGGDGAGPDPGADPDPATQVRQRLVELFDSPAPENPLADRVLRSFLARGPELREELVGAVSRGDQDEVWRLAHTLLGAAGNVGAGSLAGVASDLQDAASARDLSREQELLSRLTAELTTAEAAVEQVLSGQ; from the coding sequence ATGAACCGTGTCGGTCCGTGGGGGGCGATCCGGATGGCGACGCAGGCAGACGAGACGGCGAGCCCGGCCGCCGCAGCGCCGGTGTCGAGACGGCTGTGCGATCTTGCTCGGCGGGGTGGGCTCGTAGCCGCCGCCATCGCCGCGTTGATCGGCGTGCTGGCGCTGGTGGGCTGGGCGACCGTTACCGAGGTGCTGATCGCGGGCCCGGGCGGCGAGGTGCCGGTCAAGCCCAACACCGCGGTGGGGCTGACCGCCGCCGGGGCCGCGGTGTGGCTGCTCTCCGCTGGCGGAGCTTCCCGGCCGGCGCGACTGGCAGGCCGGGTCGTGGCCTTGCTCGTCGCCGCGCTCGCCGCCGCGTCGCTGCTGCAGTACCACGCGGCGATCGAGCTGGGAATCGACCAGGTGCTCTTCTCCGACGCGGTAGCTGATTTCGGCCAGGCCCCGCTGGGGCGGATGCCGCCGGACACCGCGGCCGGCCTGTTGCTGCTCGGAATCGGCCTGGCGGTAGCCGACCTCCGTTGGGGCCGGGGTTGGCCAAGCCAGCTCTGCGCGCTAGGAGTAGGGGTCATCGGGCTGGTGGGCCTGGGTGCGGTGCTCACCGGCGGGCCGGATGTCTATGGTCCGGACTCATTCGCCATGGCGGTCCCCTCGGCGGTCGCGATCATGCTGCTGTCGCTGAGCCTGCTCGGACTGCGCCCGGAACGTGGCCTGATGCGGCAGGTTTTCACGCTGAGTCCGGGTGGTGCGCTGGCCCGCCGGTTGATGCCGTTCGCCGTCTTCTTCCCGCCGCTGCTGGCGTTGCTGCGCTGGCTCGGCCAGGATTTCGGCTGGTACTCGGTACCGGTCGGGGTGCTGCTGATGGTCGTCCTGCTGGCGATCATCGGCACCGCGGTGATCTGGCTCGCGGCGAGGTGGGTGGACCGGGCAGATGCCGAACGGCGGCAGGCCTCGGCCGAGATCGACGAGTTCTTCGATATTTCGGTGGAGCTGCTCTGCATCGTTGACACCGAAGGGCACTACAAGCGGCTCAATCCGGCGTGGGAGGTGGTGTTGGGGCGGCCACCCGCCGAGCTGCGGTCCCGCTCCTTCCTTGAGCTGGTGCACCCCGACGATGCCGAGCGCACCGTCGCCGAGCTGCAGCGCTTGACCACCGCCAAGCGTAAGTTGCACAACTTCGAGAACCGGTACCTCCGCAGCGACGGGCAGTACCGGTGGCTGCTCTGGAATGCCGCCTCTGCGCCAGAGCAAGGGCTGGTGTACGCGACCGCTCGAGATATCACCGATCAGAAGGAGAGCGAACGGGTGCTAGCAGAGGCCCGGGACGTGGCGGTTCAGGCGGTGGAGGCCAAATCACAGTTCCTGGCGGTGATGAGCCACGAGATCCGCACTCCGATGAACGGCGTCATCGGCCTGACCGGCCTACTGCTGGACACCCAGCTCACCGACGTGCAGCGGGGGTACGCCGAAGGCATCCGTACCGCTGGCCACTCGCTGCTTACCGTGATCAACGACATCTTGGACTTCTCCAAGCTCGAAGCAGACAAGATCGTGCTGGAGGAGGTCGACTTTGACCTCCGTCAGCTGGTCGAGGAGGTTTGTGCGGTCCTCGCCACCACTGCCCAGGCCAAGGGGCTCGAACTGGTCGGCTGGTGCCACCCGGAGCTGCCGCGGGGGGTCCGCGGCGATCCGGGCCGACTGCGTCAGATCCTGCTCAACCTGGGCGGCAACGCGGTCAAGTTCACCGATGATGGTGAGGTAGTGGTCGAGGCTCGGCCGGCGCCTGCCGGGGCGCTCGACGGGCAGCCTGCCGACCCGGCGGTACTGCCGGTGACCATAGAGGTCCGCGACACCGGGATGGGGATCGCCGACGCGGATCGGGAACGTCTCTTCGGTTCCTTCGTGCAGGCCGACAGCTCCACCACCCGGCGGCACGGCGGCACCGGGCTGGGGCTGGCGATCTCCCGGCGGCTGGCGGAGCGGATGGCGGGTGCCCTCACCCTCACCAGCGAACTCGGCGGCGGGTCCAGCTTCCGGGTCACGGTGCCGTTGCTCCGGCAAGAGCAGCCGGCACCGCCAGGGGCCCCGCCCCGGCAGCTGGCGGGCCAACGGGTGTTGATCGTGGACGACAACGCCACAAACCGGTTGGTCCTCACCCACCAACTGCGATCGTGGCGGCTGCGCCCGCAACCGACCCCGGACGGGCCGCACGCGATCGCCGAGCTGCGTCGCGCCGCCACCGCCGGTGCCCCCTACGACTTGGTCCTACTCGACCACCAGATGCCGGTGATGAGCGGACTGGAGGTCGCCCGGGTGATCGTCAACTCGCCGGAGATTCCGACCGTGCCGATGGCGCTGCTCAGCTCCGCCGGAGATGTCGACCCGGCGGACACCGCCGCCGTCGGCATCGAGGTGACACTGACCAAACCGGTGCGGGAGTCGGTGCTGTACGACTCGTTGCTGCGGCTGGTGGGGAAGTCCCAGGCGGAAGCCGAGCCGGCGGAGCCGGTCGAGCGGGCTGAGCCGGCGGAGCCGGTGACCGCGGACGGGCCGGCCGCCGCGGACTCAACTGCCGGGCCCCGGCTGTTGCTGGTCGAGGACAACGAGATCAACCAGGCAGTCGCCGTCGGTGTACTCCGCAAGCTCGGTTACCGGATCGACATCGCTAACGACGGCGTGGAGGCGTTGGAGCGGTTGGCCGAGCACAGCTACCCGGCAGTGCTTATGGACCTGCAGATGCCGCGGATGGACGGGTACCAGGCCACGGCCGAGTTCCGCCGGCGGGAACCGCCGGGCAGCCACACTCCGGTGATCGCGATGACCGCTGCGGCGCTCGCCGGTGACCGGGACCGCTCGCTCGCGGCGGGGATGGACGACCACGTCACCAAACCGATCGACCCGGCAGAGGTCGACCGGGTGCTGCGACAGTGGTTGACGACCTCGCCAGCGGCCGGAGGGGACGGCGCCGGCCCCGACCCGGGAGCCGACCCGGATCCAGCGACCCAGGTCCGGCAGCGGCTGGTCGAACTCTTCGACAGCCCGGCTCCGGAGAACCCGCTCGCTGATCGGGTGCTGCGCTCCTTCCTCGCCCGTGGCCCCGAACTACGCGAGGAGCTTGTCGGTGCGGTGAGCCGCGGCGACCAGGATGAGGTGTGGCGGCTCGCACACACCCTGCTGGGCGCGGCCGGCAACGTCGGGGCCGGGTCGCTAGCGGGGGTCGCCAGCGACCTGCAGGACGCGGCGAGCGCCCGGGACCTGAGTCGGGAGCAGGAGCTCCTCTCCCGCCTGACCGCAGAGCTGACCACCGCCGAGGCGGCGGTCGAGCAGGTCCTCTCTGGCCAGTGA
- a CDS encoding endo-1,4-beta-xylanase — MAPRSGLARVGAISAVAVLAIVLGAGAGLVARGAVDSTSGAGWCPSEPRGPVPAHCLGSGARPASAEALPIAPLRLLGEQRELVIGAAVNANTLRSDPEYAIVLGREFNGITPENAMKWTALEPVPGEFDRSGADALIEFARQHDQQVYGHTLVWHRQVPRWAHDAVTAHQTGAMLREHIHAQVSYFRGDVWAWDVANEVFDDDGSLRDSFWLRRMGPEYIEDSFRWAREADPEAALFINDFGIEGINAKSDALYAWVTDALERGVPIDGIGFQVHWTLAPLPGSFADNMTRFADLGLDVAITEMDVRIPTPATEQSLAEQAEIFDQALTACRTVAACRSFTVWGVSDAHSWVPHAYPEQGSATLFDGGYRPKPAYQSLVEALRRP, encoded by the coding sequence GTGGCACCGCGCTCCGGGCTGGCCCGCGTCGGTGCGATCAGCGCCGTCGCGGTTCTCGCGATCGTGCTCGGCGCTGGCGCGGGGTTGGTGGCGAGGGGGGCGGTGGACTCCACATCCGGTGCGGGCTGGTGCCCCAGCGAGCCGCGTGGGCCGGTGCCGGCCCACTGCCTGGGCTCGGGGGCACGCCCCGCGAGCGCCGAAGCGTTGCCGATCGCGCCGTTGCGGCTGCTCGGTGAGCAACGCGAACTCGTCATCGGCGCCGCCGTCAACGCGAACACGCTGCGCAGCGACCCGGAGTACGCGATCGTGCTCGGCCGCGAGTTCAACGGGATCACGCCAGAGAACGCGATGAAATGGACGGCGCTGGAGCCGGTACCGGGTGAGTTCGACCGGTCCGGCGCGGACGCGCTGATCGAGTTCGCTAGGCAGCACGACCAACAGGTCTACGGTCACACGCTGGTCTGGCATCGGCAGGTGCCCCGCTGGGCGCATGATGCGGTGACCGCGCACCAGACCGGCGCGATGCTGCGGGAGCACATCCACGCGCAGGTCAGTTATTTCCGGGGCGATGTGTGGGCGTGGGACGTCGCGAACGAGGTCTTCGACGACGACGGTTCGCTGCGAGATTCGTTCTGGCTGCGTCGAATGGGTCCGGAGTACATCGAGGATTCATTTCGGTGGGCCCGGGAAGCCGACCCGGAGGCTGCGCTGTTCATCAACGACTTCGGGATCGAAGGGATCAACGCCAAGAGCGACGCGCTCTATGCCTGGGTCACCGATGCGCTGGAGCGGGGAGTGCCGATCGACGGCATCGGGTTCCAGGTGCACTGGACGCTGGCGCCGCTGCCCGGCAGCTTCGCTGACAACATGACCCGGTTCGCAGACCTGGGGCTGGACGTAGCGATCACCGAGATGGATGTCCGAATTCCTACCCCAGCCACCGAGCAGAGCCTGGCCGAGCAAGCGGAGATCTTCGACCAGGCGCTGACCGCGTGTCGGACGGTGGCGGCGTGCCGCTCGTTCACCGTCTGGGGCGTGAGCGACGCCCATTCTTGGGTGCCGCATGCGTACCCCGAGCAGGGCTCGGCGACGTTGTTCGATGGAGGCTACCGCCCTAAACCGGCGTATCAGTCGTTGGTGGAGGCGCTGCGGAGGCCCTGA